A stretch of the Notamacropus eugenii isolate mMacEug1 chromosome 2, mMacEug1.pri_v2, whole genome shotgun sequence genome encodes the following:
- the WRAP53 gene encoding telomerase Cajal body protein 1, which yields MELGEERDPETPAPPGPDAEAPVEEVTAGEGQEPAPTDGLPEGEGAAPEFAPGEPAEEVLQEPAPECEEYYSWSYNFSQPPRLLNGSWSEFSLQPENFLKGCKWAPDGSCLLTNSADNTLRIYNLPPELYNEEEELENAEMVPVLRMVEGDTIYDYCWYSLMNSGQPDTCFVASSSRENPIHIWDAFTGQLRASFRAYNHLDELTAAHSLCFSPDGLKLFCGFNRTVRIFSTSRPGRQFETRPTFAKKQGQSGIISCIAFSPTQPLYACGSYGCSLGLYSQDDGSALALFSGHHGGITHLCFHPDGNRLFSGARKDAELLCWDLRQPGHLLLSLNREVSTNQRIYFDLDPTGQFLASGSTDGVVSVWDTNRAGMNQQEPLMSFLPQKDCSNGVSLHPSLPLLATASGQRVFPEPTNSEDEEGQANGVPLLSLSNAHPDFRLQLWWCGDASDIETSDCKEMGKEDGPGEGGCGVV from the exons ATGGAGCTGGGGGAAGAGCGGGACCCTGAGACCCCTGCTCCTCCGGGACCGGACGCAGAAGCCCCTGTGGAGGAGGTGACTGCTGGAGAAGGGCAGGAGCCCGCCCCAACCGACGGCCTCCCCGAGGGTGAGGGGGCAGCCCCCGAATTCGCGCCTGGTGAGCCGGCGGAGGAAGTCCTGCAGGAGCCAGCCCCGGAGTGCGAGGAGTACTA CTCCTGGAGCTACAATTTCTCCCAGCCCCCTCGCCTCCTCAATGGCTCCTGGTCAGAGTTCAGCTTGCAACCTGAGAACTTCCTAAAAGGCTGTAAATG ggccccCGATGGCTCCTGCCTCTTGACCAACAGTGCCGACAACACCTTGCGGATTTATAACCTCCCGCCAGAGCTGTATAATGAGGAGGAAGAACTCGAGAATGCAGAAATG GTCCCAGTTCTGCGCATGGTGGAAGGTGACACTATCTATGATTACTGTTGGTATTCTCTGATGAACTCAGGCCAGCCAGACACCTGCTT TGTGGCCAGTAGCAGCCGTGAGAACCCCATCCACATTTGGGATGCCTTCACTGGGCAGCTTCGGGCTTCCTTTCGGGCCTACAACCACCTG GATGAATTGACTGCTGCCcattctctctgcttctctccggATGGCTTGAAGCTCTTCTGTGGCTTCAACAGAACTGTACGGATCTTCTCCACATCCCGACCTGGGAGACAGTTTGAAACAAGACCCACATTTG CCAAAAAACAGGGCCAGAGTGGGATTATTTCATGCATCGCATTCAGCCCAACGCAGCCTCTCTATGCCTGTGGCTCCTACGGCTGCTCCCTTGGTCTGTATTCCCAGGATGATGGCTCTGCTCTTGCTCTGTTTTCGGGGCATCATGGAGGCATCACTCACCTTTGCTTCCATCCTGATGGCAACCGTCTCTTCTCAGGGGCCCGAAAG GATGCTGAGCTCCTGTGTTGGGATCTCCGGCAGCCTGGCCATTTACTTTTGTCCTTGAACCGAGAAGTCTCTACCAATCAGCGTATCTACTTTGACTTGGACCC GACAGGACAGTTCCTAGCAAGCGGCAGCACTGATGGAGTTGTGTCAGTGTGGGACACCAATAGGGCTGGGATGAACCAGCAGGAACCACTGATGAGTTTTCTACCTCAGAAGGACTGCTCCAATGGCGTTAG TCTGCACCCAAGCTTGCCTCTGCTGGCCACGGCTTCTGGCCAGCGTGTTTTCCCTGAGCCAACAAACAGTGAGGATGAAGAAGGGCAGGCGAACGGGGTTCCCCTGCTCTCGCTGAGCAATGCCCATCCCGACTTTCGCCTCCAGCTGTGGTGGTGTGGGGATGCTTCAGATATAGAAACCTCTGACTGCAAAGAAATGGGGAAGGAAGATGgtcctggggagggaggatgtGGGGTTGTATAA
- the EFNB3 gene encoding ephrin-B3: protein MGALHPGLGGVRVGGLLLGLLGLVSGLSLEPVYWNSANKRFQAEGGYVLYPQIGDRLDLLCPRARPPGPHSSPDYEFYKLYLVGGAQGRRCEAPPSPNLLLTCDRPDVDLRFTIKFQEYSPNLWGHEFRSHHDYYIIATSDGTREGLESLQGGVCLTRGMRVLLRVGQSPRGGTAPRKPVSQMPIEKDRGAAHRLDPSKENMSGDPSSNATSRGTEGPLPPPSIPAVAGAAGGLALLLLGVAGAGGAMCWRRRRAKPSESRHPGPGSLGRGGAVGLGGGGAGVGHRDTEPGELGIPLRGSGATDPSFCPHYEKVSGDYGHPVYIVQDGPPQSPPNIYYKV from the exons ATGGGGGCCCTCCATCCTGGGCTGGGGGGCGTGAGAGTCGGGGGGCTGCTGCTGGGCCTCTTGGGGCTGGTGTCGGGGCTTAGCCTGGAACCTGTCTACTGGAACTCGGCGAATAAGAG gTTCCAGGCAGAGGGTGGCTATGTGCTGTACCCCCAGATTGGGGACCGACTGGATCTGCTCTGCCCTCGGGCCCGGCCCCCTGGCCCACACTCATCCCCAGACTATGAGTTCTACAAGCTGTACCTGGTTGGAGGAGCCCAGGGCCGGCGCTGTGAGGCGCCCCCATCCCCTAACCTGCTCTTGACCTGTGACCGGCCTGATGTTGACCTTCGATTCACCATCAAGTTCCAGGAATACAGCCCCAACTTATGGGGTCATGAATTCCGTTCACACCATGACTACTACATCATTG CTACATCAGATGGAACCCGAGAGGGCCTGGAGAGTCTGCAGGGTGGGGTCTGCCTGACCAGGGGCATGAGGGTGCTTCTCCGTGTGGGACAGA GTCCACGGGGAGGGACAGCTCCTCGAAAACCTGTCTCTCAAATGCCAATAGAGAAGGACCGAGGTGCAGCACACCGCCTGGATCCCAGCAAAGAGAACATGTCAG gtGATCCCTCCAGTAATGCAACTTCCCGGGGTACAGAGGGCCCTCTTCCTCCCCCTAGCATACCTGCAGTGGCTGGAGCAGCTGGGGGACTGGCCCTGCTCCTCCTGGGTGTGGCAGGGGCAGGGGGGGCCATGTGTTGGAGAAGACGACGGGCCAAGCCTTCAGAGAGCCGACACCCCGGGCCAGGCtctctggggaggggaggagctgtgggacttgggggtgggggagcaggaGTAGGTCACCGAGATACTGAGCCTGGGGAGTTGGGGATCCCTCTAAGGGGTAGTGGGGCTACAGATCCCTCCTTCTGTCCTCACTATGAGAAGGTGAGTGGTGACTATGGACACCCTGTGTACATTGTGCAAGATGGGCCCCCTCAGAGTCCTCCAAACATCTACTACAAGGTGTGA